A single Triplophysa rosa unplaced genomic scaffold, Trosa_1v2 scaffold500, whole genome shotgun sequence DNA region contains:
- the LOC130550968 gene encoding probable E3 ubiquitin-protein ligase HERC1 codes for MKDAWERLRQCISPTTIVCPGGSGTPILGHVFHFLCGSLLRTSALVDKDGGAQADPKAITLAMAQQHQRAQVRLEALCQISSFLSEMEEKNTCSLAPPRFPGLLQSVQLQFLSGCFGLGAPITGSLTAPNNKIHHYTAGTQSAPIGVQRDLQSAAHTLYQQLVRVLRQKVALEREQAGFCQHLLLATVFALNFHYQPVDLVVIIKCGVLDILSTLTDNTCVLVNQRWLAASMSGHMQLGGAVKLAAARHLQIFAIAAR; via the exons ATGAAAGATGCCTGGGAGCGACTGCGCCAGTGTATCAGCCCCACTACCATAGTGTGCCCTGGTGGAAGTGGCACCCCTATACTGGGACATGTCTTCCATTTTCTGTGTGGGAGTCTCCTCCGGACATCAGCTCTGGTGGACAAAGATGGAGGAGCGCAGGCCGACCCAAAAGCCATCACTCTTGCCATGGCACAGCAACACCAAAGAGCCCAG GTACGTTTAGAGGCGCTGTGTCAGATTTCCTCATTCCTGTCAGAAATGGAAGAAAAGAACACGTGCTCTCTAGCGCCCCCTCGATTCCCTGGCCTCCTGCAGTCAGTGCAGCTGCAGTTCCTCTCGGGATGCTTTGGTCTGGGAGCACCAATCACTGGCAGTCTGACTGCACCCAACAACAAGATTCATCATTACACT GCTGGGACTCAATCGGCTCCTATAGGCGTTCAGAGGGATCTGCAGTCTGCGGCTCACACACTGTACCAGCAGCTTGTGCGTGTGCTTAGACAAAAGGTGGCGCTAGAGAGAGAACAAGCAG GCTTTTGTCAGCACCTGCTGTTAGCTACGGTCTTTGCTTTGAACTTTCACTATCAGCCTGTGGATCTGGTGGTGATTATCAAATGTGGCGTCCTGGACATTTTGTCCACGTTGACCGATAACACATGTGTGCTTGTGAATCAGCGCTGGCTGGCCGCGTCCATGTCGGGTCACATGCAGCTGGGAGGAGCGGTGAAGCTGGCTGCGGCCAGACACCTGCAGATATTTGCCATAGCTGCCAGGTGA